A window of the Ipomoea triloba cultivar NCNSP0323 chromosome 14, ASM357664v1 genome harbors these coding sequences:
- the LOC116003775 gene encoding histone deacetylase HDT1-like: MAMEFWGVEVKQGQSLKVSPEHDRIIHISQASLGEVKDEKAANKVPIRLKIGGKNFVIGTLSAGDRPQIMFDLVFEKEFELSHDWKNGSVYFIGYQTMDPCLDDEDDGEEFDFESDEELPTESPENGKLEPKVNAAKPAKKPSATEALPSKKLESKPAADPKKVEPESDDDDDSDDEDEDGEDSDESMEDGESEDDDSEDDESDEETPVKGKPQMKKRPAQPLPETRAPAKKAKQATPDKSGGKKVSPGAKQPQKSPQSFNNSNKKPQKKFNQRKH; the protein is encoded by the exons ATGGCCATGGAGTTTTGGG GTGTTGAAGTCAAACAAGGTCAATCTTTGAAAGTGTCCCCTGAGCATGACAGAATCATTCATATTTCCCAG GCATCATTGGGGGAGGTCAAGGATGAGAAGGCTGCTAACAAGGTTCCAATCCGTCTGAAGATCGGAGGGAAGAACTTTGTTATAGGAACTCTCTCAGCTGGAGATAGACCTCAGATAATGTTTGATTTGGTGTTTGAGAAAGAGTTTGAACTCTCTCATGACTGGAAGAATGGAAGTGTCTACTTCATTGGATACCAAACTATGGACCCATGCCT tgatgatgaggatgatggtG AGGAATTTGATTTTGAGTCTGATGAAGAACTTCCCACTGAATCCCCCGAAAATG GGAAACTTGAACCTAAGGTTAATGCTGCAAAGCCAGCGAAAAAACCCTCTGCTACTGAGGCTTTACCCTCTAAGAAATTAGAATCAAAGCCTGCAGCAGATCCCAAGAAAGTAGAACCTGagtctgatgatgatgatgactctgatgatgaagatgaagatggcgAG GATTCTGATGAAAGTATGGAAGATGGTGAGtctgaagatgatgattcagaggATGATGAATCAGATGAGGAGACACCTGTGAAG GGTAAGCCGCAGATGAAGAAAAGGCCTGCTCAACCACTCCCAGAAACCCGTGCTCCTGCAAAGAAAGCAAAACAAGCCACTCCTGACAAGAGTG GTGGGAAGAAAGTATCTCCTGGAGCAAAGCAACCTCAAAAATCTCCACAATCATTCAATAATTCAAACAAGAAGCCCCAAAA GAAATTTAACCAGAGAAAGCACTAG
- the LOC116004573 gene encoding splicing factor U2af small subunit B-like, with amino-acid sequence MAEHLASIFGTEKDRVNCPFYFKIGACRHGDRCSRLHTKPSISPTILLSNMYQRPDMITPGVDAQGHPIDPHKMQEHFEEFYEDLFEELSKYGEIESLNVCDNLADHMVGNVYVQFREEEQAANALKNLSGRFYAGRPIIVDFSPVTDFREATCRQYEENSCNRGGYCNFMHLKRISRELRRHLFGRYHRRHSRSRSRSPYRHKSYEERSHRSHSRKYDDRDQYYESRSRRHQSTSPGHRKGRSRSPGGRRERSPVRDGSEERRARIEQWNREKEQADLAKNANAEVLDHKSENNEKGYAQNEDQYYGQHPSQRNGYAY; translated from the exons ATGGCGGAGCACTTGGCATCGATATTCGGAACGGAGAAGGATCGGGTGAACTGCCCCTTCTACTTCAAGATCGGCGCGTGCCGTCACGGCGACCGCTGCTCCAGGCTCCATACCAAGCCCAGCATCAGCCCCACCATCCTCCTCTCCAACATGTACCAGCGCCCCGACATGATCACCCCCGGCGTCGACGCCCAAGGCCACCCAATCGATCCTCATAAGATGCAAGAGCACTTCGAG GAATTTTATGAAGATTTGTTTGAGGAATTGAGCAAGTATGGTGAGATTGAGAGTCTGAATGTTTGTGATAATCTGGCTGACCACATG GTGGGCAATGTTTATGTTCAGTTTCGAGAAGAGGAGCAGGCTGCAAATGCTCTGAAAAATCTCTCAGGAAGGTTCTATGCTG GAAGACCTATCATTGTTGATTTCTCTCCAGTAACTGATTTTCGTGAAGCAACATGTAGACAGTATGAGGAAAATTCCTGCAATCGTGGGGGGTACTGCAACTTTATGCATCTTAAGAGGATTAGCAG GGAGCTGAGGCGGCATTTGTTTGGGAGGTACCACAGAAGACACAGCCGAAGCAGAAGCAGGAGTCCCTACAGGCATAAAAGCTATGAAGAGCGTTCTCACAGGAGCCATAGTAGGAAGTATGATGATAGGGATCAGTACTACGAGAGTAGGAGTAGGAGACACCAAAGCACAAGTCCTGGCCATCGGAAGGGGCGAAGCAGGAGCCCAGGTGGTAGAAGAGAGAGAAGTCCTGTTAGGGATGGAAGTGAAGAGAGGCGTGCTAGGATTGAGCAGTGGAATCGGGAAAAGGAGCAGGCTGACCTTGCTAAAAATGCCAATGCAGAAGTCCTTGATCACAAAAGTGAAAACAATGAGAAGGGTTATGCACAAAATGAGGATCAGTACTATGGCCAACATCCTTCACAACGAAATGGATATGCATACTGA
- the LOC116004972 gene encoding uncharacterized protein LOC116004972 — MPSSKTHRRGGSEEKNRKGRIVEKAKSFHGHGVENTAELLGRPRTVPDLISAQRSSTEMRFPSKLTKLLINVRIQRCLGAVQVLMSSESTVEDLIAAALRQYVKEGRRSALPSTDPADFGLHYSQFSLEGLDRADSVMTLGSRNFFLCMKNSSAGTQGGGETPSCGATPGCSSEVDRVTKIGLPWIKFMDILL; from the exons ATGCCGAGTTCGAAGACTCATCGAAGAGGGGGATCGGAGGAGAAGAATAGGAAGGGAAGGATAGTTGAGAAGGCGAAGTCGTTTCACGGCCACGGCGTGGAGAACACGGCGGAGTTGCTAGGGAGGCCGCGGACGGTGCCGGACTTGATCTCCGCCCAGCGAAGTTCCACGGAAATGAGGTTTCCGTCGAAGCTCACCAAGTTACTGATCAACGTGAGGATACAGAGATGCCTTGGCGCCGTGCAGGTGTTGATGTCGTCGGAATCAACGGTGGAGGACCTCATCGCCGCCGCTCTCCGCCAGTACGTAAAGGAAGGACGGCGGTCGGCGCTCCCCTCCACTGATCCCGCAGATTTCGGACTCCATTATTCGCAGTTTAGTTTAGAAG GTTTGGACAGGGCGGACAGTGTGATGACGCTCGGATCAAGAAACTTCTTCCTCTGCATGAAAAACTCCTCGGCCGGCACACAAGGTGGCGGCGAAACGCCGTCATGCGGCGCTACTCCGGGCTGCTCATCGGAAGTTGATCGAGTTACAAAAATTGGCTTGCCTTGGATCAAGTTCATGGACATCTTATTGTGA
- the LOC116003946 gene encoding uncharacterized protein LOC116003946: MGRWGEKAAIQPKLWAQPKTKRAKVPQQSEQSHQMEGMGESRGPTSCQPTTLKQTPNMQKEVVKKLQKQIEELERRVEAREHSPEPKVRMAAPFSPSIMDAPLPRDFRLPTIKAYTETSDPRVHMTRYKAAMVMTGAGEAIMCRAFFTTLDGTAQDWFNTIPDGSIQNFAELSKHFLTYFSGHIQHKKSFSHLYGVKHDRGESLRNFLSKWKTEVNNVCDFDSKAAILMFIQALRSGNFHRQLNTHHPRSYEELMRIANRYVEAEEADRKKKDEKEGMRSGRPDKVGSTNHAPHPNQLSTTKGKVQERPRLAPPQHLTPFTHPVSVILSHAEEMGMVHFPSECMAVSTYEDQTKYCRFHQQVGHDTNECHTLK, from the coding sequence ATGGGACGGTGGGGTGAAAAGGCTGCTATCCAGCCAAAGTTGTGGGCACAACCGAAAACCAAAAGGGCCAAGGTTCCACAACAAAGTGAGCAGTCGCACCAGATGGAAGGGATGGGCGAGTCTAGGGGGCCAACTTCGTGTCAGCCCACGACACTCAAGCAAACCCCAAACATGCAGAAGGAAGTGGTgaaaaaacttcaaaaacagATAGAAGAGCTAGAGAGAAgggtagaagcaagagaacattCACCAGAACCTAAAGTGAGGATGGCCGCTCCATTTTCTCCTAGTATAATGGATGCGCCCCTCCCAAGAGATTTTAGGTTGCCCACCATCAAAGCCTACACTGAGACTTCTGACCCGCGTGTCCACATGACAAggtacaaggcagccatggtaatGACTGGGGCAGGCGAAGCCATAATGTGCAGAGCATTTTTTACCACTCTAGATGGAACCGCCCAAGATTGGTTCAACACGATTCCGGATGGTTCGATCCAAAACTTTGCAGAGTTGTCCAAACATTTCTTGACTTATTTCTCTGGgcatatacaacataagaaatcATTTTCACATCTCTACGGAGTAAAACATGATAGAGGCGAAAgcttaagaaatttcttaagcaaatggaagacGGAAGTCAACAATGTGTGCGACTTCGATTCTAAGGCAGCAATCCTCATGTTCATCCAGGCATTGAGGTCAGgcaattttcatagacagctgaACACTCACCATCCACGCTCCTATGAAGAGCTAATGAGGATAGCAAACCGCTATGTCGAGGCCGAGGAGGCtgatagaaagaagaaagatgagaaagAGGGCATGAGGAGTGGGCGACCTGACAAAGTTGGTTCGACCAACCACGCACCACACCCAAACCAGTTATCCACAACGAAGGGTAAAGTTCAAGAAAGGCCTCGTCTCGCCCCACCGCAACACTTAACACCTTTTactcacccggttagcgtgATCCTAAGTCACGCcgaggaaatgggaatggtgcattttccctcagagtGTATGGCAGTTTCTACGTACGAGGACCAAACCAAGTATTGTCGGTTCCACCAACAAGTTGGACATGATACTAACGAGTGCCATACTTTAAAATGA